GACGACTTTTACCATGACGATCGCGCAACACTGCGATCACTAGGCTTGAGGCGGTTGCAGTGCCGCATAGTCGATGAAACTGTCGACCGCTTCGATCTGGGATTGGAGTTGGTCGGCTACGCGTAACTGCAGGTCGTCCGGGTGGATGGAGATGCGCAGGGGGCGGCCGCTTCGTTGTGCCCTTTTCATTTGTCGGCGGTTCCAGACGCGCAGGAATTTTTCCCGTACCGCGGTATCCGCTTCATATCCGGTCAAGGGTAGACGCAGGGTTCGCTGTTTCTGTGAGCCGGATGGAAAGCGGATGCCTGTAGTGGTTTCAATGATACGAAAGGGTACGGCGGCCAGGTCGGCTTTTTGGATGGGGCCGAGTGCCCAGGCCGGTGGCACGTAGAAATCCGGTTCGGGCAGGCCGTTGTCCGGGAACCACTGCTGTGCGCGAAGCAACAGGTCGAGGATTCCGCGGGAGTCCAAGTCGAGATGTTCGGCGACATTGCGTGAGAGGAGTGCGGCATGCAAGCGGTGGTACATCCTTCGGGGGCGGGTCTGGTGTTGCCAGCCATGGGCTGCCAACGGATGCCCCCCGGCAGAGAGTTCGCGCAGGCGGGCCAGCTGTCGGGAGGACCAAGGTTTGCCTGGAACCACGAGCAGGGTGACTGGCGGGACACCACGCGCGTTGAGCCATTTCAGGAGTTGCTCCACCCGGTCCATGGTTTCCGGCATGAGGTCGTGGATGCTGACCAGGGCTTTCATTGCGGATATCGAGTGTGTCCCGCCTCCGGCGGGCTGGCGTACTTTGCCAGAACCTCCGCCCATTGCCCGATGGTGTTTCGATTGAGTTGCTCGGCGGCGCAACGGGCGGCAAAGGCTTTCTGTTGCCAGTGTTCGGAAGGCAGGTCCAGTAGGGGGCGGAGTGTATCGGTCAAAGACGTGCTTTGGTCGTATGCGATGAGGCCCTCCCGCAGGCCGGGCCAGTCGTGGATGCCGGCGTTGGAGGAGACCACGGCGGGGCGTCCGCGGGCCATGGCTTCGAGTGCGACGGAGCCGAAGGTTTCGACCTTGGACGGGAGCAGGAGCAGGCTGGAGCTGTCGATCATATCGATCAGTTCCTCGCGGTTCATCCAGCCGCTGAAACGCAGGTTATGCAGCCCCTTGGCGGAGTCCTCCAGTTCCCGGCGGAGCGGTCCGTCGCCCCCGATAATGAATTCCACTTGGGGCAATTCCCGCGCGGCTTGCACGATCCGGTCGATGTTTTTCTCCGGCGCGAGGCGTCCGGCGAAACAGATACGGTGTATCTTTGCGGGGGGCGGCTTGATGGGGCGTGCGAGAAAGCTGCGTTGCAGGGGTGTGCCCATGACCTCGACGGAGGGTGCCCCGAGCTTCTCCACATCCGGACGCAGGTTCGAATTGTTGATCAGTACGGTGGCACTGCGGTGGCAGAGGAACTTGTTGGCGTTGCGCAGGTAGCCGTTCACGAACCACCGTGAATATTTGCTCCAGTAAATCCGGGCGAGGTGCTCGAAGTCGGTGTGGAAGGCGGTGATGAAACGGGCTCCGCTGCGTCGGGCATGGTAGAGACCGAGCAGGCCGAAAGGGCCGGGGGTGACGGCGATGACGACCTTCGGCTTGAGTGCCTTATAGCCGCGGGCGATCCGGAAGACATTGGGGGCGATCAAGCGCTGCATGGGGTCGCCCGGCATCGGTAAGGACAGCCGTGGATAGCGTACCTCCTGTAAAGGTTGAAAGACTTCAAGTGCCTCAACCTGGGGCGTGAGTTGGCTGGCCAGGTCGTGGTAGTACGCACCGGTGCCGTTGCGCTCGGGCAGGGAGTCCGAGAAAAACGCGACCCGGACATGAGCCGCCGGCAAGCGGTCATTCGTATCCGAATTCGCTTCCATGTGGAGCGCTTCGGTGGTTCCCGGGGGTGTATCCATTAGCTTGATTTCGCGGAGATTGAGCGGTCTCGGGCTTTAAGAATCAGGTCATAGCTCGGCTTTATGCAAACCTCGATTGCCTCTACATCGAGCGGGTAATCGTCGGGGGTGTGCCGGTGCTGGCTGGGGGCTCCGGGAGTCAGTGTGCGCAGGGCAGTAAGCAGGGATCCTTCGACTGGGACTTCCACTTGCCGGAGTGCCGCTTCGAGGCATTCGCCCGGTGCGCGACGAAGCTCCGCTTGTTCCACGATGCCGGCATGCTCCGGATGGGTCTGGAAGAACTCGGCCAGTGCCTTGTAGTTATGGCTGAAAATTTCAGTGAAAAGCGCCGCGGTTTGGCTGCCGTCCGGATCGGTAGCGAAAAGGCGGCGCGCGCTTTCCAGCGAGCTGAGCTGTGAACTGAGGGCGGATCGGGGCTCGCGCACGGAGAGCAGGAACTTTGCATCCGGAAAGCATGCCAGCAGGCTGCCGCACCAGCTGCCGAAAGCGGCGTTCTTTGACAAGAGGCGCTTTTCGGGCCCCGCGCAGTACAGGTGCTTTTGCAGCAGCCGCTTGTAGAATCGGCAGAGTGCTGCGCGTGGCTCGGGCGGCATCGTGTCCAGCATGCCGGTTTGTTTCAGCCAGGGGGAAAAGGGGAATGCGAGCAGCAGGATGAAGCAACTGCCGGCGGGGAGGAGCGCAAGGTAGTCTTCCTCGGGCGCGTCCAGTGCGACCTCGTGGATGGCATTGAAATCACCACTGCAGGCAAGGATCATCACATCGACCAGTTTCCGGGCCGGACTACCGATGCGCCGGTCGCACGCGGCCAGTCCCCGGATGATTTTGCGCTGCAGGATCGTGGGGGCCAGCACCGCTTCCCATGTGCTGAAACTTGTGAACTCCGGATGGGCCGCCAAGGTGCGGTGGACAAATGTCGTGCCGCTGCGGGGAATGCCTGTTACGAAGACCGGCGATTTCACCGGGGTGCGGCGATAGCCGGGAAAGAAGACCTCATCCAGCAGGAAGCAGCACCAGTGGACCAGCTGGACTGCGACGAGGAGCGGGAACAGGAGTAACAGGAAGACCAGTCTGCGCAATCCGAGGGGGGCGCCCTTGTGCCGTCCGGGGATGAGGGACTGGACGAACCATGTCAGATGCAGCCCCAGGCTTCTGCAGAAGATTCGCCACATCGCTCAGGCGTCAAAGACCAGTTTCTTGGAAAAGAAAAAATTGAAGCACATGCCGGCCATGCCGCCGATCCAGACGGCCAGAAGCGGGAGGGTGGTGGCCATCGAGACTTCGGCTCCCATCTGCTGTCCGATGAGCAGGACCAGCGCGTAGATCCCGATGTTCAAAGCGCCACCGGTCGACTGCACACTGTAGTGCCGCAGTACCGACTGCCAGAGTGCGCGGTTCACTTCGACATGATGAAAAGTGAAATACCGGTTCAGTACGTAGCCGGCACCGATCGCCGCTGCGAGTGAGAAGATCCGGCCGATGTACGCATTCACGCCGAGGCCGAGAGAGAGGTAGAGCAGGCCGGCGTCAATCACCGAGATCGTCAGCCCCACGAGTGCAAACCGGAGAAAGGTTGCCTTGTCGCTTTCCGAGCGGTGGAGCTTGCCGAATAGTTTGAGCATGACCGTGTGCTAGTAGGCGCAGCGTCCCTCAGGCGTCAAATGGTAAAAGCTGCAGACATCGGTGGCTGCGCACGCCCTAGGAACGGCTGGGGGCTTCGAATCCGCGCAGGATTTTCGCATCGGCCACCAGCGGGCCCAGGGGCAGCAGGCTTGCAACGACCAGCCATGCCGTCGTTTTGACCGACCACTTGTAGTCCAGCTGTCCGAGCCCCGCGAGCCCTACATAGGCGATCCATAGAAGGCCGTGCGCCATGCCGACCGCGCGAACCGCTTCCGGGTGGCCCCAGACGTATTTCATGGGCATCGCGATGCCGAGCAGGAGAAGAAAGGAAATGGCTTCCAATATGCCTACGGCGCGAAGCCGGTGGAGTGTGCTGTCGAATTTGAACATGGTAGATCGTGAGGGTACGGTTGGTCTCATTCGGGGACCAGTTGTCGGCTGTAGCAGGTTCCGTCCCCGTTACTGCCCAAGAGTTCCGACAAATATGGCAGCGCCGGGGCCATCGTCTCCATCAGGGTCCATGGCGGATTGATCACGATCATGCCGCTGGAGGTCATGCCCCGTCCTTCCGTGTCCGGACGGATGCCGAGTTCGTAGCATTGGATATTGCGGATACCGCTCTGTGCCAGTGACTGCTGCAGCTGCTCGATCCGGGCTCGCTCCACCACGGGGTACCATAGCAGGTAGAGGCCCTGGGCGAATTTCCGGTGTGCCGTTTCGAGGAAGCTCAGCACGCGCTGGTAGTCTTCCTTCAGTTCATAAGGCGGGTCGATCAGGATCAGGCCGCGACGTTCCGACGGAGGCAGCTGTTTGAGCACGCGTTCGAAGCCATCGGCTTTCTCGACGCCGACCCGGCGGTCGCACCCGAATTCCTCGGCTAAGAGAGCATGGTCGGCGGGGTGCAGCTCACAGAGCCGGAGTCGGTCGGCCGGACGGAGCACTGCCTGCGCGATGGCGGGCGAGCCCGGATAGTGCCTGAGCGTGCTGTCCGGATTGAAGGCGCGTACGAGCTCACGGTAACGCCGCAGGCATTCCGGCAGGTCTTCACGCTCCCACAGGCAGCCGATTCCGGTTTCATATTCCTTGTTCTTCTGGGCGAACCCGGAGTCCAGGACATAGCGGCCGGGTCCCGCATGTGTGTCGTAGTAGGCGAAGGGCTTGTCCTTCCGTTTCAGGTATTCGAGACATTCCGCCAGAATCAGGTGCTTGAGCACATCGGCAAAGTTGCCGGCATGAAAGCTGTGGCGGTAGCTCAACATGATATGACGCGCAGGCGCTGCCTGTGGCGGAGCGGCTTAGCTACCGGGCTTGACCGCCTCGGTGCCTTGCAGTTCCGGTGGGAGCTTGTCGGCTTCGTAGGTCGGGAAGCTGAGCTCGGCGAGGCTGAAGTGTGGGATGTCGAACTGGGTTTGGCCTTGGCTGCGGTCCACGATGACGCCAACTGCGACGGGCTCCGCGCCATGCTTACGGCATTGTTCGAGTGCTTCGACCACACGGCCGCCGCGGGTGATGACGTCTTCCACGATCAGTACCTTTTCGCCGGGCTCGAATTTAAAGTTGCGGCGCAGGGCGAGTTTGTCGTCCACCTTTTCAAGGAAGAGGAAACGCAGGCCCAGTTGACGTGCGACTTCCTGGCCGATCACGAGTCCGCCCATGGCTGGGCCGACGACTGTGGTGGCACCGAAGTCCTTGAGCTTTTCCACCATGAGTTCAGCCAGACGGGTGACTTTGTCCATGTACTGGCAGACTTGGGCGCATTGAAAGAAATGTGCACTGTGCAGGCCGGAGCGAAGCAGGAAATGGCCCTCGAGCAGAGCGCCGCTGTCTTTGAAGATCTGGATTACCTCGTCGTGTTGTGAACTCATGGGCTGGGAGACTGGAGGCGGATTCGTGATCTGTGAAGTGTGAATTTCATCCAAAACCGAACCGTGGAGTGCGACGTTTTTATGCTAGCGCTGACCTCGATTCTGCTTTCTCTGGTCCCATTGCGACTACCATACATCTCATTTCGACTCGCCCTTCGTCGAGCCGACGCGGGTTCCTGGGTATCCCCATGGCCGGCCCCTGCTGAACGGCCGGGTGCTGAGGCGAAGCACATCGTCACTGGCATCGTACTGGGGCGCGATCCCGCAGATGCGGATGCACGGGCGGCGCAATTGGAGGCGATGCTGGTTTAGAGGCGAATCCGCTGAAAACGGCATTGTCTTTCCCTCAGGAAACATAGGAAATAGCTGTTCCGAATGCTAAAACTCCTCCATCGCCACGTACTTAAAGAGATCCTCGTTTCCACGGGATTGGCGATGTTCCTCTTTGTCTTTGTGCTCCTGCTGGGCAATGTGATTCGTGAAATCGCGGGCCTCGTGGCCGCCGGTAAGCTCGGGTTCATGGTCTTTCTCAAGCTGGTCGGCTTGCTCATCCCCTATGTCGCCTCCTATGCGCTGCCCCTGGGCATGCTCACCGGGACCCTTATGGCCCTCGGGCGCCTCTCCTCTCAGCGGGAGATCACGGCCATGAAATCCGTCGGGGTCAGCCTCTACCGTCTGGCCTCGCCCGTCTTTCTCATTGCCTTTATCGGTATGGTTGCGGCTGTCCTGATCAACCTGCAGTTTGCACCCCGGGCCGTGGTCCTGCGTAAGCAGATCATGGCGAGTGCGGTCAGTGACAATCCGGTCGGATTCATCGAGGAGAAGCGCTTCATCAGCGAGTTTCCCGGCTATATCATCTATCTGGGCGGGCGTGACGGCAAGGTCATGAAAGACTTCTGGATCTGGGAGCTGGACGAACAGCAGCGGGTGCATTTGTTCGTGCGTGCGGCCGAGGGCGAGCTCCAGTATAATCCGGGGGACAGCTCGCTGGTGCTGGTGCTCAAGAACGGTACCGCCGAGCAGCGCTCCAGTAAGAATCCCGAGGATTTCGGTTCCGAGCCCCCGGATTCGGTCTTCTTCGAGCAGACTTCTATCGCCTTGCCGCTGGATCAGCTCTTCGGTGAGTCCAAGAAGCGCCGCACACGGGTCAGCGAGATGACTTTTTCCCAGTTGATGCAGGCGCGGGATGTAGCCCTGCAGGAGGAAGCGGAGACGGGCGAGAGTATGTCCAAGCAGCGGATGAAGGTGCAGATGCACCTGCAGGAAAACCTGGCCATGGCCTTTTCCGTGTTTTCGCTCTCCATTTTCGGGGTTCCTCTGGCTATTCAGGTCGGGCGCAAGGAAACTTATGCCAACCTCGCGATCGCGCTGGTGATCGCACTGTCCTACTACTTCCTCATGATCATGGTCAGTTGGCTGGAAAACTACCGTGGGATGCGGCCGGACCTGCTGGTCTGGCTGCCCAATATTATTTTCCAGGGGATTGCCTTGTATCTCTTCCAACGGGCGAATCGTCACTAGGTGAAACTTGTTTGCATTCAGAACCCGCCCCCGGTGGCTGTTTTGATTGAACGCTTTGGCCGCCGGCCTGGGGCCTTTGTCCTCGACAGTGCGCAAGCCAACGACGGTCTGGGCGCTTGGAGTTTTTTCGGGGCGGACCCGTTCGAGCAGCTGGGCGCTTCCGGTGAGGGGCTTGATGCACTGCGTCGCCGGATGCAGGCCTACGGGATGCGCGAGTTTGTGCCTGCAGACGACGGTCAGCGGCCGCCCTTCCTGGGTGGGGCGGTGGGCTACCTGGCCTATGACTACGGGCGGCGCCTCGAGCGGATCCCGGAAATCGCGCGTGATGACCGCCAACTGCCGGATATGCACTTCGGGCTCTACGATGGAATCGCAGCTTATCATCATGCGACGGGGCGGCTTTACCTGGTGGCTTTGGGGATCCGCGCACCGGAAGCGGAGGTCCTTCAGGAGCTTAAGACGATTGCCCTGCAGCCAGGTCCGGATGCCGGAGCCAGTGCACAGCCCTGTGAATGCGGGCCGTGGGAGTGGAACCTCTCCGAGGCCGGTTTTGGCGCAGCGGTAGAGACCGTTCGTAGCTATATCGCCAGTGGCGATGTGTATCAAGTCAACCTGTCACGACGGGGGCGCTGTACTTTCCAAGGAGAGCCACTAGCTCTTTATTGCGCTCTGCGCACCGGCAATCCGGCGCCCTATGGAGCCTACCTCGATTGTCCGGACTTTACCGTGCTCTCGACCTCGCCGGAGCAATTCCTGGCCAAGCGTGGCCGGGATCTGGTCACCCGCCCGATCAAGGGCACGCGCCCGCGTGGCACGACCCCGGTGGAGGAAGCCCGGTGGGAAGCCGACCTGCGCGGCTCCGAAAAGGACCGGGCGGAGCTGCTCATGATTGTGGACCTGGAGCGGAATGATCTAGGCCGGGTGGCGGAGTTCGGCTCTGTCTGCGTGGAGGGCTTGTATCAACTGGAGCGTTACGCCCGTGTGATCCACCAGACCGCCCAGGTCAAGGCCCGCTTGCATGCGGACAAGGATGTCTACGATGCGATTGAGGCCCTGTTTCCCGGAGGTTCTATTACGGGGGCACCGAAGATCCGCGCCATGGAGATCATCGAGGAACTGGAGCCCACCCGCCGTGGTGTCTACTGCGGGTCGGTCGGCTATATCGGTTTTGACGGGGATGCGGAATTCAATATCGCGATCCGCAGCCTGCACCTGAAGAACGGATGGCTCGACTATCAGGTCGGTGGCGGTATTGTCTGGGATTCCCGCCCGGAGAGTGAATTCCAGGAAACGGTCGATAAGGGCCGGGCGATCCACGAAACTATCGAGCAATTATGTCGGAAATCATCCTAGTCCCGCCGGGAGAGTCCTTTGAATTGAAGCCAGAGGATCCGGTCTTTGCCCATGGCCTCGGTTTGTTCGAGACGATGAAGCTCGAGGGGGGGAAGTTGTGCTTTTGGTCCGCGCACTGGACGCGACTCAGCGGATCGGCCTGCCGCTTGGGGCTGGATTGCCCGTTCTCCAGCGATGATGTGCTGGTACAGTGGCGCCGTTTTATCGAGATGACCTGTCTGCGCGATGGTATCTTGAAGCTGTCCCTTGTGCGTGCCCCGGACGGAGCGCGTCTCTTCCTCTACGCGCGTCA
This window of the Coraliomargarita parva genome carries:
- a CDS encoding polysaccharide deacetylase family protein; the encoded protein is MKALVSIHDLMPETMDRVEQLLKWLNARGVPPVTLLVVPGKPWSSRQLARLRELSAGGHPLAAHGWQHQTRPRRMYHRLHAALLSRNVAEHLDLDSRGILDLLLRAQQWFPDNGLPEPDFYVPPAWALGPIQKADLAAVPFRIIETTTGIRFPSGSQKQRTLRLPLTGYEADTAVREKFLRVWNRRQMKRAQRSGRPLRISIHPDDLQLRVADQLQSQIEAVDSFIDYAALQPPQA
- a CDS encoding glycosyltransferase; the protein is MDTPPGTTEALHMEANSDTNDRLPAAHVRVAFFSDSLPERNGTGAYYHDLASQLTPQVEALEVFQPLQEVRYPRLSLPMPGDPMQRLIAPNVFRIARGYKALKPKVVIAVTPGPFGLLGLYHARRSGARFITAFHTDFEHLARIYWSKYSRWFVNGYLRNANKFLCHRSATVLINNSNLRPDVEKLGAPSVEVMGTPLQRSFLARPIKPPPAKIHRICFAGRLAPEKNIDRIVQAARELPQVEFIIGGDGPLRRELEDSAKGLHNLRFSGWMNREELIDMIDSSSLLLLPSKVETFGSVALEAMARGRPAVVSSNAGIHDWPGLREGLIAYDQSTSLTDTLRPLLDLPSEHWQQKAFAARCAAEQLNRNTIGQWAEVLAKYASPPEAGHTRYPQ
- a CDS encoding sulfotransferase; the encoded protein is MWRIFCRSLGLHLTWFVQSLIPGRHKGAPLGLRRLVFLLLLFPLLVAVQLVHWCCFLLDEVFFPGYRRTPVKSPVFVTGIPRSGTTFVHRTLAAHPEFTSFSTWEAVLAPTILQRKIIRGLAACDRRIGSPARKLVDVMILACSGDFNAIHEVALDAPEEDYLALLPAGSCFILLLAFPFSPWLKQTGMLDTMPPEPRAALCRFYKRLLQKHLYCAGPEKRLLSKNAAFGSWCGSLLACFPDAKFLLSVREPRSALSSQLSSLESARRLFATDPDGSQTAALFTEIFSHNYKALAEFFQTHPEHAGIVEQAELRRAPGECLEAALRQVEVPVEGSLLTALRTLTPGAPSQHRHTPDDYPLDVEAIEVCIKPSYDLILKARDRSISAKSS
- a CDS encoding GtrA family protein, with the protein product MLKLFGKLHRSESDKATFLRFALVGLTISVIDAGLLYLSLGLGVNAYIGRIFSLAAAIGAGYVLNRYFTFHHVEVNRALWQSVLRHYSVQSTGGALNIGIYALVLLIGQQMGAEVSMATTLPLLAVWIGGMAGMCFNFFFSKKLVFDA
- a CDS encoding DUF3817 domain-containing protein, with the translated sequence MFKFDSTLHRLRAVGILEAISFLLLLGIAMPMKYVWGHPEAVRAVGMAHGLLWIAYVGLAGLGQLDYKWSVKTTAWLVVASLLPLGPLVADAKILRGFEAPSRS
- a CDS encoding 23S rRNA (adenine(2030)-N(6))-methyltransferase RlmJ, with the protein product MLSYRHSFHAGNFADVLKHLILAECLEYLKRKDKPFAYYDTHAGPGRYVLDSGFAQKNKEYETGIGCLWEREDLPECLRRYRELVRAFNPDSTLRHYPGSPAIAQAVLRPADRLRLCELHPADHALLAEEFGCDRRVGVEKADGFERVLKQLPPSERRGLILIDPPYELKEDYQRVLSFLETAHRKFAQGLYLLWYPVVERARIEQLQQSLAQSGIRNIQCYELGIRPDTEGRGMTSSGMIVINPPWTLMETMAPALPYLSELLGSNGDGTCYSRQLVPE
- the pyrE gene encoding orotate phosphoribosyltransferase — protein: MSSQHDEVIQIFKDSGALLEGHFLLRSGLHSAHFFQCAQVCQYMDKVTRLAELMVEKLKDFGATTVVGPAMGGLVIGQEVARQLGLRFLFLEKVDDKLALRRNFKFEPGEKVLIVEDVITRGGRVVEALEQCRKHGAEPVAVGVIVDRSQGQTQFDIPHFSLAELSFPTYEADKLPPELQGTEAVKPGS
- a CDS encoding LptF/LptG family permease, translating into MLKLLHRHVLKEILVSTGLAMFLFVFVLLLGNVIREIAGLVAAGKLGFMVFLKLVGLLIPYVASYALPLGMLTGTLMALGRLSSQREITAMKSVGVSLYRLASPVFLIAFIGMVAAVLINLQFAPRAVVLRKQIMASAVSDNPVGFIEEKRFISEFPGYIIYLGGRDGKVMKDFWIWELDEQQRVHLFVRAAEGELQYNPGDSSLVLVLKNGTAEQRSSKNPEDFGSEPPDSVFFEQTSIALPLDQLFGESKKRRTRVSEMTFSQLMQARDVALQEEAETGESMSKQRMKVQMHLQENLAMAFSVFSLSIFGVPLAIQVGRKETYANLAIALVIALSYYFLMIMVSWLENYRGMRPDLLVWLPNIIFQGIALYLFQRANRH
- the pabB gene encoding aminodeoxychorismate synthase component I — its product is MAVLIERFGRRPGAFVLDSAQANDGLGAWSFFGADPFEQLGASGEGLDALRRRMQAYGMREFVPADDGQRPPFLGGAVGYLAYDYGRRLERIPEIARDDRQLPDMHFGLYDGIAAYHHATGRLYLVALGIRAPEAEVLQELKTIALQPGPDAGASAQPCECGPWEWNLSEAGFGAAVETVRSYIASGDVYQVNLSRRGRCTFQGEPLALYCALRTGNPAPYGAYLDCPDFTVLSTSPEQFLAKRGRDLVTRPIKGTRPRGTTPVEEARWEADLRGSEKDRAELLMIVDLERNDLGRVAEFGSVCVEGLYQLERYARVIHQTAQVKARLHADKDVYDAIEALFPGGSITGAPKIRAMEIIEELEPTRRGVYCGSVGYIGFDGDAEFNIAIRSLHLKNGWLDYQVGGGIVWDSRPESEFQETVDKGRAIHETIEQLCRKSS